From Tachysurus fulvidraco isolate hzauxx_2018 chromosome 10, HZAU_PFXX_2.0, whole genome shotgun sequence, one genomic window encodes:
- the sigirr gene encoding single Ig IL-1-related receptor, with translation MGHMSLFTCLIRIQFAVVIAEHLCSRTLRFLPSSTDTDVWGGLGSSVELNCTVLMHYNNSEAECPSAHLRWSKDGEPFLSPGSFTQNTSEWFTDEDQLMVSSVVTVNLTEKSDFGLYTCEIWNSTTTFRLQRTIFPNHTGAVLASLVLFIMLVLAAVVYSKCHLNFKLWYKNSYGDYEINDGKIYDAYISYINDENDQKFVNFILKPHLETKYGHKLLLNNTNILPGAEPSAELLMNISRCRRLIVVLSQAYVQQEWCTTNFRQGMFHLLELSHKPIFIIFQSQQKHVNVDIIQQLRDHQAQITTLIWGAHSVVPSSGFWKALALAMPRKVVFHTQLSGDPQTLLQGDRDPMLTLQPDYLDCRPDPDPAGDLGLRFPIYKAMSKDQALPPASDPRTEARITEIDVSDLGSRSYEARTDFYCLVTDDV, from the exons ATGGGACACATGAGTCTTTTCACGTGTTTAATACGGATCCAGTTTGCAGTCGTGATCGCAG AACATCTTTGCAGCAGAACGTTGCGATTTTTGCCCAGCAGCACTGATACAGATGTGTGGGGAGGCCTAGGCTCCAGTGTTGAATTAAACTGTACAGTTTTGATGCACTACAACAACAGTGAGGCTGAATGTCCATCTGCCCATCTGCGTTGGAGCAAAGATGGAGAACCTTTTCTCAGCCCTGGTTCCTTCACTCAGAACACCTCAGAGTG GTTCACAGATGAAGACCAGTTGATGGTGAGCAGTGTCGTGACTGTGAACTTGACGGAAAAGTCAGATTTTGGTCTCTATACATGTGAAATATGGAACAGTACAACCACCTTCAGGCTTCAAAGAACCA TCTTCCCCAATCACACAGGGGCAGTGCTAGCATCCCTGGTTTTGTTCATAATGTTAGTCTTGGCTGCTGTAGTGTATTCTAAATGCCACCTCAACTTCAAACTCTGGTATAAAAACTCATATGGAGATTATGAAATCAATG atGGCAAAATTTATGATGCCTACATTTCTTACATAAACGATGAGAATGACCAGAAGTTTGTAAATTTTATCCTGAAACCTCATCTGGAGACTAAGTATGGGCATAAGTTACTCcttaacaacacaaacatcctTCCTGGAGCAG AGCCATCTGCAGAGTTGCTTATGAATATTAGTCGCTGTCGGCGGCTCATTGTTGTGTTGTCACAGGCCTATGTACAGCAGGAGTGGTGCACCACCAACTTCAG ACAGGGCATGTTTCACCTGCTGGAGCTGTCTCACAAGcccatcttcatcatctttcaGTCTCAGCAGAAGCATGTGAATGTGGACATCATACAGCAACTACGAGATCACCAGGCCCAAATCACAACTCTCATCTGGGGAGCACATTCTGTG GTGCCATCATCTGGATTTTGGAAAGCACTAGCCTTGGCCATGCCCCGTAAAGTGGTGTTCCACACTCAGTTGTCTGGAGACCCTCAGACTCTACTCCAGGGGGATAGGGACCCCATGCTTACATTGCAGCCAGACTACCTGGACTGCAGACCTGATCCAGACCCTGCAGGAGATCTGG GCTTACGATTCCCTATCTATAAAGCAATGTCCAAGGACCAAGCTCTCCCACCAGCTTCTGATCCAAGAACTGAAGCCAGAATCACTGAGATTGACGTGTCTGACCTCGGCTCACGGAGCTACGAGGCTCGAACAGATTTTTATTGTCTGGTTACTGATGATGTTTGA
- the LOC113660222 gene encoding anoctamin-9, translated as MARKISHRRQGSIELLEAIGVVKKENGAGSLSMLLMHSPKSFDYVLVAQEMDKDTKKESFMKKLNFINALKDKNLQITKITDDDKVFYGITAPKDIFETYRYLLKVSDACNWSSVQQGSIPQSTRIRIVEYILHHTCIESNGVPEYLSDLIKQDVFRAQFCLHEKEEQKELRKNWARWTACFNGQPIADVRHYFGEKVALYFLWLGWYTFLLIPAALLGVIVFLYGLFFFNPNPLIQEVCESKIIMCPLCDKRCKVWRLSDTCMYAKVSTLFDNEGTVAFAMFMAVWATVFLEFWKLHTASYVCEWKVFDWCEEEEELILEIVNNRNCKSKKYSHSYLRSTLIMVLMTLMLLLIIGLAQAIVVFRVIASVEFAKHTKWPFLSDNSNTVAFMLGAVLHFLTITIMTRVNRKVAIKLCELENVRSHAAVERSFTVKMFTFQFFTLFSSLIYTAFFLGRINGHPGGYVRIAGIWRLEECHPSGCLTDLFIQMAIIMLLKQFISNMFEFSGPWFKRWLKRRRSRKIRVRQCSEGCLDGTGDSRLCENCQLKDLLWNFDLNNVDSFSLFNEFLEMVLQFSFTTIFVAAFPLAPLLALLNNIIEIRMDAIKMVSLERRLVPRKTKDIGVWTDVLETIGVLAVIANGLVIGISSDFIPRLVYRYRYGPCANFNASGVECMSGYINNTLSMADTNDENIRKDFFPNQLIHNGMNVTHCSYRDYRSNDDYTLTNRFWVIQAVRFAFVVIFEHVVVLCKSIAGWFVPSSPLEVKNTRLQDKLERLKEELARARTNERQTCSINVQKTEKEQSAAE; from the exons ATGGCTCGAAAAATTAGTCACAGGAGGCAG GGAAGCATTGAACTATTGGAAGCTATCGGGgtggtgaaaaaagaaaatggcgCTGGGAGCCTTTCTATGCTTCTTATG CACTCCCCAAAGTCCTTCGACTATGTTCTGGTGGCCCAGGAAATGGATAAAGATACCAAAAAAGAAAGCTTCATGAAGAAATTGAATTTCATCAATGCTTTGAAGGACAAGAACTTGCAGATAACG AAAATTACAGATGATGACAAAGTTTTTTATGGAATCACAGCCCCAAAAGATATCTTTGAGACATACCGATATCTGCTTAAAGTATCAGATGCATGTAACTGGAGCTCTGTGCAGCAGGGGAGTATACCACAGTCAACAAG GATACGAATAGTTGAATACATCCTGCACCACACCTGTATAGAAAGTAATG GTGTTCCAGAGTATTTGTCAGATCTCATTAAACAGGATGTATTTCGGGCACAGTTTTGTCTCCATGAG aAAGAGGAACAGAAAGAACTGAGAAAGAACTGGGCTAGATGGACTGCCTGTTTTAATGGGCAGCCAATAGCTGATGTAAG ACACTACTTTGGAGAAAAAGTGGCTCTGTATTTCCTTTGGCTGGGCTGGTACACATTTCTGCTCATCCCTGCTGCACTGCTGGGGGTCATAGTCTTCCTTTATGGCCTATTTTTCTTCAACCCCAACCCTCTAAt ACAGGAGGTGTGTGAATCAAAGATTATAATGTGCCCACTGTGTGATAAGAGATGTAAGGTCTGGCGGCTCTCAGATACATGCATGTACGCAAAG GTGAGCACATTGTTTGACAATGAAGGAACAGTTGCATTTGCTATGTTCATGGCTGTTTGGG CTACTGTGTTTCTAGAGTTCTGGAAACTCCACACTGCCTCATACGTCTGTGAGTGGAAAGTTTTTGATTGGTGTGAAGAAGAG GAGGAGCTGATCCTGGAGATAGTGAATAACCGTAATTGCAAGTCTAAAAAGTACAGTCACTCATACCTGCGCAGTACACTAATAATGGTGCTAATGACGCTCATG TTGCTTCTGATCATTGGATTGGCACAGGCCATTGTGGTGTTCAGGGTAATAGCCAGTGTAGAGTTTGCTAAGCACACCAAATGGCCTTTTCTTAGTGACAATAGCAATACTGTGGCTTTCATGCTGGGAGCAGTGCTGCACTTCCTCACAATAACCATCATGACCAGG GTCAATCGCAAAGTGGCCATTAAGTTATGTGAATTAG aaaatgtGCGTTCACATGCTGCTGTTGAACGAAGCTTTACAGTGAAGATGTTTACCTTCCAGTTCTTCACTCTTTTCTCCTCACTCATATACACAGCATTCTTTCTTGGCAG gATAAACGGACATCCAGGTGGATATGTGAGGATAGCAGGAATCTGGAGATTAGAGGAg TGTCACCCTAGTGGATGTCTGACAGACCTGTTCATTCAGATGGCCATCATCATGTTGCTCAAACAGTTCATCAGCAACATGTTTGAGTTTTCAGGCCC CTGGTTCAAGCGGTGGCTGAAAAGGCGACGGAGTCGGAAGATAAGGGTTAGACAGTGTTCAGAGGGCTGTTTAGATGGTACAGGAGATTCTAGGCTGTGTGAAAACTGTCAACTTAAGGACTTGCTCTGGAACTTTGACCTAAATAACGTGGACTCATTCAGCCTCTTCAATGAATTCCTAGAAATGG TACTCCAGTTCAGTTTCACCACCATCTTTGTGGCTGCATTTCCTCTGGCTCCTCTGCTCGCTCTGCTTAACAACATCATTGAGATCAGAATGGACGCTATTAAAATGGTCAGTCTGGAGAGAAGACTGGTTCCCAGGAAGACTAAAGATATCG GTGTTTGGACAGATGTTCTGGAAACAATTGGTGTGCTAGCTGTCATTGCTAATGGGCTAGTCATTGGCATATCCTCTGATTTTATCCCTCGGTTGGTGTATCGTTACCGCTATGGACCCTGCGCTAATTTCAATGCTAGCGGTGTTGA ATGTATGTCAGGTTATATTAATAACACTCTGTCTATGGCTGATACAAATGATGAAAACATAAGAAAAGACTTTTTCCCCAATCAACTCATTCACAATGGCATGAATGTGACACACTGCAG ctaTAGAGACTATAGGAGTAATGATGATTACACTTTAACCAATCGGTTTTGGGTCATTCAGGCAGTCCGCTTTGCCTTCGTTGTCATTTTTGAG CATGTTGTGGTGCTGTGTAAGTCCATCGCAGGGTGGTTTGTCCCAAGTTCTCCCTTAGAGGTGAAAAATACAAGGCTGCAAGACAAACTCGAAAGACTAAAAGAAGAACTAGC CCGAGCAAGAACAAATGAACGACAAACTTGTTCAATAAATGTtcagaagacagaaaaagaacaatCAGCAGcagaataa